A genomic window from Peromyscus maniculatus bairdii isolate BWxNUB_F1_BW_parent chromosome 1, HU_Pman_BW_mat_3.1, whole genome shotgun sequence includes:
- the B3gat3 gene encoding galactosylgalactosylxylosylprotein 3-beta-glucuronosyltransferase 3: MKLKLKNVFLAYFLVSIAGLLYALVQLGQPCDCLPPLRAAAEQLRQKDLRISQLQADLHRPPPVPAQPPEPEALPTIYVITPTYARLVQKAELVRLSQTLSLVPRLHWLLVEDAESPTPLVSGLLAASGLLFTHLAVLTPKAQRLREGEPGWVRPRGVEQRNKALDWLRGRGGAVGGEKDPPPPGTQGVVYFADDDNTYSRELFKEMRWTRGVSVWPVGLVGGLRFEGPQVQDGRVVGFHTAWEPNRPFPLDMAGFAVALPLLLAKPNAQFDATAPRGHLESSLLSHLVEPKDLEPRAANCTQVLVWHTRTEKPKMKQEEQLQRQGQGSDPAIEV; the protein is encoded by the exons ATGAAGCTGAAGCTGAAGAACGTGTTTCTTGCCTACTTCCTGGTGTCGATCGCTGGCCTCCTCTACGCGCTGGTGCAGCTCG GCCAGCCATGTGACTGCCTCCCTCCACTGAGAGCGGCCGCTGAGCAGCTTCGACAGAAGGACCTGAGGATTTCCCAGTTGCAAGCTGATCTCCATCGCCCACCCCCTGTCCCAGCCCAGCCCCCTGAACCTGAGGCTCTGCCTACAATCTATGTCATTACCCCAACCTATGCCAG GCTGGTACAGAAGGCAGAGCTGGTGCGGCTGTCCCAGACCCTGAGCCTGGTGCCCCGTCTACACTGGTTGCTGGTGGAGGATGCTGAGAGCCCTACCCCGCTGGTCTCGGGGCTGCTGGCTGCCTCTGGTCTTCTCTTCACACACCTAGCTGTCCTAACCCCCAAGGCTCAGCGGCTTAGGGAAGGCGAGCCAGGATGGGTTCGGCCCCGAGGCGTAGAACAGCGCAACAAGGCCCTGGACTGGCTCCGAGGCAGAGGGGGTGCTGTTGGGGGGGAGAAAGACCCGCCACCACCAGGGACCCAGGGAGTCGTGTATTTTGCTGATGATGACAACACCTACAGCCGGGAGCTCTTTAAGGAG ATGCGTTGGACTCGTGGTGTCTCAGTGTGGCCTGTGGGGCTGGTGGGCGGCCTGCGATTTGAGGGTCCTCAGGTACAGGATGGCCGGGTTGTGGGTTTCCACACAGCATGGGAACCCAACAGGCCCTTTCCCCTGGATATGGCGGGATTTGCTGTTGCCCTGCCCTTGCTGTTGGCTAAGCCCAATGCCCAGTTTGATGCTACTGCACCCCGGGGCCACCTGGAGAGTAgtctcctgagccatcttgtggAACCCAAGGACCTGGAGCCACGGGCTGCCAACTGTACTCAG GTACTAGTATGGCACACACGGACAGAGAAACCTAAGATGAAGCAGGAGGAGCAGCTGCAGCGGCAGGGCCAGGGCTCAGACCCAGCCATTGAGGTGTGA
- the Rom1 gene encoding rod outer segment membrane protein 1: MAPVLPVVLPLQPRIRLAQGLWLLSWLLALAGGLTLLCSGHLLVQLWHLGTFLAPSCSFPALPQTALAAGAVALGTGLGGAGASRASLDAARYPPWRGVLSPLLAAGTAAGGGLLALALGLTLVLPLSLHQGLEEGLEAALVHYKDTEVPGHCQAKRLMDELQLRYHCCGRHGYKDWFGVQWVSNRYLDPSDQDVVDRIQSNVEGLYLIDGVPFSCCNPHSPRPCLQSQLSDPYAHPLFDPRQPNLNLWAQGCHEVLLGHLQGLSGTLGSMLAVTFLLQALVLLGLRYLQTALEGLGGVIDGEGEAQGYLFPGGLRDILKTAWLQGGVAHKPAPEEAPPEEEPPKEVLPEA; encoded by the exons ATGGCGCCGGTGCTGCCCGTGGTGCTGCCCCTCCAACCCCGTATCCGTCTGGCGCAGGGGCTCTGGCTCCTCTCCTGGCTGCTGGCACTGGCCGGTGGCCTCACCCTCCTCTGTAGTGGGCACCTCCTGGTACAGCTGTGGCACCTTGGCACCTTTCTGGCTCCCTCTTGTTCATTCCCTGCCCTGCCCCAGACTGCCCTGGCAGCAGGAGCCGTGGCTCTAGGCACAGGACTAGGGGGCGCAGGAGCCAGCCGGGCGAGTCTGGATGCAGCTCGATACCCTCCCTGGCGAGGGGTCCTGAGTCCGCTGCTGGCGGCTGGCACTGCTGCAGGCGGGGGATTGCTGGCCCTTGCCTTGGGGCTAACTCTCGTTTTGCCTCTAAGTCTGCACCAAGGATTGGAGGAGGGCCTGGAGGCTGCCTTGGTTCACTACAAGGACACAGAGGTGCCTGGACATTGTCAGGCCAAGCGACTGATGGATGAGTTGCAGCTGAGGTACCACTGCTGCGGACGCCATGGCTACAAGGATTGGTTTGGTGTCCAATGGGTCAGCAACCGTTACCTGGACCCCAGCGACCAAGATGTGGTTGA CCGGATTCAGAGCAATGTGGAAGGTCTATACCTGATTGATGGAGTCCCCTTCTCCTGCTGCAACCCCCACTCACCCAGGCCTTGCCTGCAAAGCCAACTCTCGGACCCCTATGCCCATCCACTCTTCGATCCTCGGCAGCCCAACCTAAACCTCTGGGCCCAAGGGTGCCATGAGGTGCTGCTAGGGCACCTGCAGGGTTTGTCGGGCACACTGGGAAGCATGCTGGCTGTCACCTTCCTGCTGCAG GCTCTAGTGCTCCTTGGCTTGCGGTATCTGCAGACAGCGCTGGAGGGGCTTGGAGGAGTCATTGACGGGGAAGGAGAGGCCCAGGGATATCTTTTTCCCGGCGGGCTGAGAGACATACTGAAAACTGCATGGCTACAGGGAGGGGTCGCCCACAAGCCAGCGCCTGAGGAGGCCCCACCAGAAGAGGAACCTCCCAAGGAGGTTCTACCTGAGGCCTAG